Below is a window of Enterococcus gilvus ATCC BAA-350 DNA.
CAGGGACATTACCTGAAAATGCTGTCGTTTTGAAATCAATCGTTTCAAGTGAATTAGCAACGACTATCGCAGATTCTTATAAAGTAAAAATGATCGATGTTTTGACTGGGTTCAAGTTTATTGCTGAAAAGATCCAACAATACGAAGAAGACCATTCTCAAACGTTCATGTTTGGCTTTGAAGAAAGCTACGGCTATTTGATCAAATCATTTGTTCGTGACAAGGATGCGATCCAAGCATTGGTGTTATTGGCTGAAGTAGCTGCGTATTACAAAAAGCAAGGCAAGACATTGTACGATGGGTTGCAGGATATTTTTGAAGAATACGGCTACTATGCAGAAAAAACTATTTCGGTTACACTTAGCGGAGAAAAGGGTGCCGAAGAAATCAAAGCGATCATGGGGAACCTGCGGAGCGAATCACCAAAATCGTTTGCCAATACAGCAGTTGTATTAACGGAAGATTTCAAAACATCAAAAGCTGTGAGTGCTGACGGATCAGAGAAATCCATCGATATGCCATCCTCCGATGTGTTGAAATATACTTTGGCAGATGAAACGTGGTTAGCCATCCGACCTTCTGGTACAGAACCAAAAATCAAATTCTATATCGGCGTGAAGGGCGATTCTCATGAGGCTGCTGCAGAAAAAATTGCGACCTATGAGGAAGCAATCCGTAAAATCGCTGAATAAATGAGGGCTATAAATGAAGGAACACGAAGAATTTCAAGCAGTAAGTCAATTTTTTAAAGTTTTGAGTGATCCGACACGGTTAAAAATTTTAATGTTTCTAAAAGAGGGAGAGCGGAATGTGTCATCGATCAGTGAAACATTAGCGATGGAGCAGTCCGCGGTCTCTCATCAATTAAAATTATTGCGTGATAACCGATTAGTCAAAGCGCGTCGTGATGGAAAGGCGATGCTTTATAGTCTAGACGATCAGCATGTCTTAGATGTTCTAGAGCAGACCTTTCGACACGTCTTGCATCAGTAAAGAGAGGCTTTTCCAAAATTTTTGGAAAAGCTCTTTTTTTTTACAAAAATTTTGTTATACTGATAGCTAACTATTAGAATACGATGAAATTACTTTTAATACGAATGTAATTTAACGGAGGCGGAATATGGAAAAAGCAGTCAAGGTGGGTTTATTAGGTTTAGGTGTGGTAGGTACCGGTGTCTTAGAGATTTTGGCAGATCATCAAGAGAAAATTGAAAAAAGTATTGGCGGCCCCTTGCTTGTAACGAAAGCCTTGATTCGACCGAATGAGGACAAAAGTGCGTTAGCGGAGAAGTATCATTTGGAACTCGTTACCGAATTGGATGCGATTCTGAATGATCCAGAGATCGATATCGTCGTAGAGGTTATGGGGCGTATCGAACCCGCTAAGACATTCATCAAGGAAGCTTTGGTAGCTGGCAAGCATGTGGTGACAGCGAACAAAGACTTGTTGGCTCAGCACGGCAGTGAGCTAGTGGATCTAGCACGTGAGCAGCAACGTAATTTGTACTACGAAGCAAGTGTTGCTGGCGGTATCCCGATCTTGCGGACGATCGCCAACAGTTTAGCGGCGGATGATATTACTGAAGTCCTAGGGATCGTCAACGGCACAACAAACTATATGCTGACGAAGATGGTGCAGGAGCATCGTACGTATGAGGAAACATTGAAGGAAGCACAGGTACTCGGCTTTGCGGAAAGCGATCCAACAAACGATGTCGACGGGATTGATGCGGCATATAAAATGGTTATTTTAAGTAAATTTGCATTTGGTATGTCTATTACGATGGATCAAGTCAAAATCAAAGGAATCCGAGGACTCGCTGCAAAAGATGTTCTGGTGGCGGACCAGCTAGGTTACACCGTTAAGTTGATCGGTTCAACCATCAAAAAAGAGGATACGATCTCAGTGGAAGTCGGACCCGTTTTGGTTCCTCATACGCATCCACTCGCCTCTATCCACAATGAAATGAATGCTGTTTTTGTTAAGAGCTCAGGAATCGGTGAGTCCATGTATTATGGACCTGGTGCGGGGGCACGTCCGACAGCAACAAGTATCGTGGCAGATCTGATGACGATCGCTAACAAGATGAAGAAAAATACAGTGGGCCATCGTTTTACAGGGTATACGCAGCCAACTAAATTAACATCGCCGAGTGAAAATATTAGTAAATACTTTTTATCGCTGGAAATGCCGGACGAACCGGGACAATTCTTGAAACTTGCTGAGATTATGACGCAGACGCAAGTAGGCTTTGAACAAGTTGTTCAGGAAAAAGCGGATGGGGAAAATGCACGTGTTGTCGTGGTCACACATGAGACATCAGAGACAAAGATGAACCAAATCCAAGAAGAAATCAAAGAAAAAACAACATATAAAGTAGTATCGTTGATGAAAGTTATGGGGGAATAAACATGTACGAAGGTCTATTAAAGCAATACAAAGAATATTTGCCAATCACAGATAAAACGCCTCAGATTGCTCTAGCGGAGGGAAATACCCCGCTCATTCCTTTAAAGAATTTATCAGAAGAACTGGGGATTACCTTATATGGAAAATATGAAGGGCTGAATCCTACAGGATCATTTAAAGATCGCGGAATGGTGATGGCAGTTGCCAAAGCGGTAGAGGATGGTGCGAAGGCGATTATCTGTGCATCGACAGGCAACACGAGTGCAGCCGCGGCTGCCTATGCCACACGTGCGGGTATCAAAGCGTATGTCGTAATTCCTGACGGCAAGATCGCGATGGGTAAATTGGCCCAAGCGATTGCTTACGGAGCGGACATCATTTCGATCCCTGGAAATTTCGATGAAGCACTGAAGGCAGTTCGTGATATTGCTGAGACCGAAGCGGTAGCGTTAGTCAATTCAGTAAATCCATACCGCTTAGAAGGACAGAAAACAGCCGCTTTTGAAATCTGTGAACAACTAGAAAAAGCGCCAGATGTATTGGCGATCCCTGTGGGAAATGCTGGAAATATTTCTGCTTACTGGAAAGGGTTCAAAGAGTGGCATGAGAAAAAAGGAACAGCCTTGCCGCGTATGCACGGCTTTGAAGCCGAGGGGGCCGCTGCGATCGTGAGAGGTGAAGTCATTGAAGCGCCGGAAACGGTTGCTACAGCAATCCGAATCGGTAATCCAGCTAGCTGGAAGTTGGCCGAAGCAGCCCGCGACGAATCGAAGGGGCATATTGATTCAGTGACAGATGAGGAAATTTTGAATGCTTATCGCAAAGTTGCAGCACAAGAAGGTGTTTTTGTTGAGCCAGGCTCAGCGGCTTCACTGGCAGGTGTGATCCAGCACGTGAAAAATGGACGGATCAAGCCTGGTGAAACGGTAGTGACAGTCTTCACTGGAAACGGCTTGAAAGACCCAGATACAGCAATCAACGAAACAACGATTACGATTAATAAGATGAGTGACTTGGAGGACATGCGCCGACACTTACGTGAAGGAGTGGCTTCTCTATGAAAATCCGCGTCCCAGCCACTAGTGCAAACTTAGGCCCAGGATTTGATTCATGTGGTATTGCGCTCTCTCAGTATTTGACGATCGATATCGGTCCAGAAACAAAAAAATGGCAGATCAAGCATCAGTTAGGCAGTGAGATTCCTTCTGATGAACAGAATTTATTGATCCAAACGGCGTTAGATCTTGCGCCCAACTTGACACCGCACCAGATCACGATGACTTCAGACATTCCGATCGCTCGAGGTCTGGGCAGCAGTTCATCCGTTGTTGTAGCGGGAATCGAACTAGCGAATCGACTAGGAAATCTAGGGATGACGCCGCAAAGAAAAGTGACTTACGCGACAAAAATCGAGGGGCATCCAGACAATGTCGCCCCAGCAATATGCGGTGATTTTGTAGTGGCGAGTTATAACAATAATGAAGTGAATTTTGTGAAACATGCCTTTCCTGATTGCGATGTGATTGCCTTCATTCCAAATCATGAGTTATTGACCTCGGAAAGTCGCGCTGTTTTACCCAAAGAAATGTCTTATCGAGATGCGGTAAAAGCCAGTTCAATCGGGAATGTTATGATCGCAGCAGTTTTAAACGGCAATTTGCCCTTAGCTGGAAAAATGATGGAGCGAGACATTTTGCATGAAAATCACCGCCAGCATTTAGTTCCTCATTTGAAGAAAATTCGAGAGTTTTGTAAAGTTTATGGCGGGTACGGCAGCTTTTTAAGCGGTGCAGGTCCAACAGTCTTAGTTTTGACACCGCCTGAGAATACAGAAAAACTGGTCACAGCCTTGAAAGCCTTTGACCATGAAGCAATGATCGATGTGCTTTCTGTTGAAAAAGAAGGCGTCCAAATATTTTAATTGCGTTGAAGAGAAGAGTACAAGGAATCGGACTTGACAGAGAGCTTCGGGAATTGAGAAGAAGCAGCAGCGATTCATTGGAAGATGGCCTTGGAGCAATTGTCTTTACCAGACACGGGAATGCCCGTTACAGCAGTTCGTAGCAATACGACACAAGATCAGTCTTGCAAGAGACTGGTAAACTAAGGTGGTACCACGGCACTCCCGTCCTTTCAATATGAAAAGACGGGAGTTTTTTGTGAGTTTCACTTCCTGCTTCAGTAGGATAGTGAAATTATATGCGTATGAGAATCATGCATTTTTCTGCTCTTTAGAAAAATGGCTCTTCTAACTCGAATTAGCTGTCAGTTCTGCTTTTCGCAGTTTAGTACAATTCGACCAGGGAATTGGGCCTTAGAAAATGTATGGAATAACTCGTTTAGCAGAATGATATGTCGAAGAAGATAAGAATAAATTTTGTAAAAAATTTATACCTCAATTGGATTCTGAATCGACTGTGAGCCTCAGCAGGATAGTGAAATCATATGCGTATGAGAATCAAGTATTTTATTAAAATAAATGAAAAAATCAATCGAAAACAGGAGGAAATAATTATGGAATTTGAAACAAAATGTTTACATGCAGGCTATCAACCGGAGAATGGGGAACCTCGGGTGCTCCCAATTGTTCAGAGCACGACCTACGCTTATGAGTCTACGGAAGAGATCGGAAAATTGTTTGATTTGGAAGCAGCCGGCTATTTTTATACTAGGTTGGCGAACCCAACGACAGGTGCAGTGGAAGCAAAAATCGCAGCGCTTGAGGGTGGGGTGGGCGCTTTATGTACATCTTCTGGTCAAGCAGCTACCTTCTATGCGGTATTAAATATCTTAGAGGCAGGCGATCATTTGATTTCTTCCAGCTACATCTATGGCGGGACCTACAACCTATTTGCCCATACATTCAGAAAGATGGGTATCGAAGTAACTTTTATCGATCAAGATGCTTCAAAAGAAGAAATACTGAAGGCGGCGAGCCCAAACACTAAAGCTATTTTTGGTGAAACGATCGCTAATCCTGCGGTGAAAGTTTTGGACCAAGAAAAATTTGCGACGATCGCCAAAGAATTAGCTGTTCCCTTTATTATTGATAACACGTTTGCGACGCCATACTTCTGTCGTCCTATCGAATTTGGTGCAAATATCGTTATCCATAGTACAACAAAATATTTGGATGGTCATGCAGTGCAAACAGGTGGCGTGATTGTGGATGGCGGAAATTTTGATTGGAACAACGGAAAATTCCCGCAGCTTTCGGAACCAGATGAAACGTACCACGGAATCGTATACACAGAAAAATTTGGAGAAGCTGCTTATATTACGAAAGCGCGTGTTCAACTGATGAGGGATCTAGGAGCGACACCGTCTCCGCAAAATTCATTCCTACTTAATCTTGGCATGGAAACTTTGCCGGTTCGGATGGATCGTCATTATGAGAATGCATTGACGATTGCGAACTTTTTAAACCAGCAGCCGGCGATTAAAAAGGTTTATTATCCCGGATTGGAAAGCGATGAAAATTATGAATTGGCTCAAAAATATGTTCCAAACGGATTATGCGGGGTGATCTCAGTTGAGTTTGCAGATGGGAAAGAAACAGCAGCGAAATGGTTAGATGCGCTAGAATTAGTGTCATTAGAAGTTCACGTAGCAGACATACGAACCTGCGCATTGCATCCTGCAACATCGACACATCGTCAACTGACGGATGAAGAACTGCATCAAGCGGGAATTTCTCCAGG
It encodes the following:
- a CDS encoding ArsR/SmtB family transcription factor encodes the protein MKEHEEFQAVSQFFKVLSDPTRLKILMFLKEGERNVSSISETLAMEQSAVSHQLKLLRDNRLVKARRDGKAMLYSLDDQHVLDVLEQTFRHVLHQ
- a CDS encoding homoserine dehydrogenase: MEKAVKVGLLGLGVVGTGVLEILADHQEKIEKSIGGPLLVTKALIRPNEDKSALAEKYHLELVTELDAILNDPEIDIVVEVMGRIEPAKTFIKEALVAGKHVVTANKDLLAQHGSELVDLAREQQRNLYYEASVAGGIPILRTIANSLAADDITEVLGIVNGTTNYMLTKMVQEHRTYEETLKEAQVLGFAESDPTNDVDGIDAAYKMVILSKFAFGMSITMDQVKIKGIRGLAAKDVLVADQLGYTVKLIGSTIKKEDTISVEVGPVLVPHTHPLASIHNEMNAVFVKSSGIGESMYYGPGAGARPTATSIVADLMTIANKMKKNTVGHRFTGYTQPTKLTSPSENISKYFLSLEMPDEPGQFLKLAEIMTQTQVGFEQVVQEKADGENARVVVVTHETSETKMNQIQEEIKEKTTYKVVSLMKVMGE
- the thrC gene encoding threonine synthase; amino-acid sequence: MYEGLLKQYKEYLPITDKTPQIALAEGNTPLIPLKNLSEELGITLYGKYEGLNPTGSFKDRGMVMAVAKAVEDGAKAIICASTGNTSAAAAAYATRAGIKAYVVIPDGKIAMGKLAQAIAYGADIISIPGNFDEALKAVRDIAETEAVALVNSVNPYRLEGQKTAAFEICEQLEKAPDVLAIPVGNAGNISAYWKGFKEWHEKKGTALPRMHGFEAEGAAAIVRGEVIEAPETVATAIRIGNPASWKLAEAARDESKGHIDSVTDEEILNAYRKVAAQEGVFVEPGSAASLAGVIQHVKNGRIKPGETVVTVFTGNGLKDPDTAINETTITINKMSDLEDMRRHLREGVASL
- the thrB gene encoding homoserine kinase, giving the protein MKIRVPATSANLGPGFDSCGIALSQYLTIDIGPETKKWQIKHQLGSEIPSDEQNLLIQTALDLAPNLTPHQITMTSDIPIARGLGSSSSVVVAGIELANRLGNLGMTPQRKVTYATKIEGHPDNVAPAICGDFVVASYNNNEVNFVKHAFPDCDVIAFIPNHELLTSESRAVLPKEMSYRDAVKASSIGNVMIAAVLNGNLPLAGKMMERDILHENHRQHLVPHLKKIREFCKVYGGYGSFLSGAGPTVLVLTPPENTEKLVTALKAFDHEAMIDVLSVEKEGVQIF
- a CDS encoding O-acetylhomoserine aminocarboxypropyltransferase/cysteine synthase family protein, yielding MEFETKCLHAGYQPENGEPRVLPIVQSTTYAYESTEEIGKLFDLEAAGYFYTRLANPTTGAVEAKIAALEGGVGALCTSSGQAATFYAVLNILEAGDHLISSSYIYGGTYNLFAHTFRKMGIEVTFIDQDASKEEILKAASPNTKAIFGETIANPAVKVLDQEKFATIAKELAVPFIIDNTFATPYFCRPIEFGANIVIHSTTKYLDGHAVQTGGVIVDGGNFDWNNGKFPQLSEPDETYHGIVYTEKFGEAAYITKARVQLMRDLGATPSPQNSFLLNLGMETLPVRMDRHYENALTIANFLNQQPAIKKVYYPGLESDENYELAQKYVPNGLCGVISVEFADGKETAAKWLDALELVSLEVHVADIRTCALHPATSTHRQLTDEELHQAGISPGLVRVSCGIENVKDILADLRQAFDKLEG